The DNA region GAGGCGTATGTGTTGTACACGTCGGGCTCGACGGGTCGACCGAAAGGGGTGCGCATCAGCCATGGCGGTTTGAGTCATTATTTAAGTCATGCGCAGAGTTACTTGGGTGATTCCATCGAGCGTTCGGTGGTGAGTTCGCCGCTGTGTTTTGATGCGACGATCACGACGTTGTACGCGCCGTTATTATCGGGCGGAACAGTGGAGTTGTTGCCGGAAGAGGGCGATGTGTTGTCGGCGCTAGGAGAGCGTTTGATGGGAGAAGAGGCGTGTTTATTTAAAATCACGCCGGCGCATTTAACGGCGTTGTCGCATGGATTAGATCGAGAGGCGCGCAGTGATGCGAAGCATTGTGTGGTGGTCGGCGGAGAGCAGTGGCACGTTGGGAGCTTACGGCATTGGAAAGGCGAGCGTTTGGCGCATGCGACCTTTGTGAATGAGTACGGACCGACGGAAACGGTGGTGGGTTGCAGTGAATACCGAGTGACGTCGTTGTCGGCGTTGTCGTCGTTGCCGGACAGTGCGGGCGTGCCGATAGGTCGAGGGATAGCGAATACGCAATTGTACATTCAAGGCGAGGGAGGCGAGAGTCAACCGCCGGGGAGTGTGGGCGAGTTGTGCATAGCGGGAGCGGGAGTTGGCTTGGGTTATGTGAGCGAGCCGGAGGCGTCGGGATTTGAGGCGCATGGTTATGAGGCGGGAGCGCGTTGGTATCGCAGTGGCGACTTGGTGCGTTGGAGTGAGACGGGCGGCCTGGTGTATGTGGGTCGACGAGATGAGCAGGTTAAGGTGCGCGGCTTCCGAGTGGAGTTGGGTGAAATTGGCGCGGTGCTGGACAGTTGCGAGGGCGTGCAATTGTCGTGTGTGTTGGTGCAGGGAGAGGCGCCGGAGCAGCGGTTAGTGGCGTATGTGGTGCCGGAGTTGATGCCGGAGGCAGAGGCGGTCCAGAGTGTGTTGGATGAGTATCGAACGCGCTTGAGTGAGCGGTTACCGAGTTACATGGTTCCGCAGCAGTATGTGTTGTTGGCGGCGATGCCGTTGACGGCGAATGGCAAGGTGGATAAGGCGGCGTTGCCAGCGGTGGATGGTCAAACGACGGGTGTGGAATATGTCGCGCCACGCAATGCGACCGAAGAGATGTTGTGTGAGATTTGGGGAGAGGTGTTGCGTCGAGAGTCGGTTGGGATCCATGACAATTTCTTTAGCATCGGTGGAGACTCAATCTTGTCGATCCGAATTGTTTCAGAGTTAAAGAAATTAGGCTGGTTTTTAGCGGTGCAAGATATTTTTGTGCATCAGACAATTAGTAAGTTGGCTGAAAAAATAAGCGAACATGGTTCCAATGAAAATGAACAAATAAATACAGAAATTGCTGGAAAAATAATGATGAGCGACAAAGACGAATTAATTAAGGGTGAAGTGGAGACTGAAATATGATGGCTATAAATGAGCTGCTTAGATCATTAGAAGAAAAAGGGATACGACTCGGTTTAAATGATAATGGTAATTTAAAAATTCGAGGTGATAGTGAGAAATTAACCGATGCGCTAATTGCTGAACTTAAAATGCACAAAAGCGACATCATTAGTTTGCTAAAAAAGTCGCAGCCGTTTGGTCAATTAACGGATTCAGAACGAGATGAATTGCAATCGACTTTTCCAGAAGAATTAGAAGACGCTTACCCATTATCGGCCTTACAAAGCGGCATGGTTTTTCACACGGAGTTGGCCGATTTTGATGGGACTTATCACGATTTGAATGCTGAGCATGTGCGTTGTGAATGGCATGAAAATTTCTTCCGCCAAGCGCTTAGCTATTGCGTCACCCGCCATCCCTTATTGCGCACTGGCTATCGCTTAAAAGGCGAGCGTCCTTTGCAGTTGGTTTATAAAGACGTGCCACTGCCTTTGGTGATTGAGGATATTCGAGAGCAATCGGATGCTGAACAAGCCGAACATATTGAGCAATGGAAAGCCGCACAAAAGGCGCACCCTTTTAATTGGCTCAGAGGACCGTTGTTTCAAATCACTATTTTTCGACGTCAAGACGACAGTTTTGAATACATAGTCAGTTTTCATCACTCGGTATTAGATGGTTGGAGTCGAGTGACATTAACAACCGAATTGTACGCATGTTATGAGCGCTTGCTCTCAGGTGAAACGCTCGATGCACCGGTTGTTGATTGGACGTACCGAGATTTTATCGCATTAGAGCAGCAAACGCTTCAGGATGAGTCGGCGCGAGCGTACTTTAAGCAACAGCTCAAAGAGGTTCCTAGTGTGCAGTTGCCGCGTCTTTATCCGCAGTGGGATGGGCCTGAGCGATTAAGCTGGCTTCGCATTCGCGAGTTTACTGACTTATCTCAAGATTTGTTGGGGGTTGCACAACAATTAGGTGTCCCTATCCAAGCGTTGTTGATAACGGGCCATTTAAAAGTGCTGTCGATGCTCAGTGGTCAATCGAGTGCATTGAGCTGCATTACAGTGAATGGACGGCCCGAACAAGAGCAAGCCGATCAAGGGCTAGGGTTATTTTTAAATTCTTTGCCTTTATGCGAGACGCTGCCATCAGGAAGTTGGCGCGCGTTGATTGCTCATGTCTCGAATACGTACCGAAAAAACATGGCGTATCGACGCTATCCGATGTCACAGATCCAACAAGACAGCGGTATCAATTTTTCTGAAGTGTCATTCAATTACACGCATTTTCACGCGTATGAGCAGGCGCGAGAAATTGTTGAGAAGCGTGATGTCGAAGTGCTCAGTGCGTCGGGCTATGAAGAAACCAATTTTGATTTAGTGGTGGACGTCAGTCGGACGTCTGGAACCGATAACTTATTGTTAAGTTTCAGTTATGACAGTCGAGAGTTCAGCGAAGAATTGATGGCGCAGCTGGGCCAATATTATTTGCGCACGTTCCAAGCGTTACTGACTGACTTAGACGGTGCTCATGAGCAAACTGAGTGGCAAACGGAAGAGGAGCGAGTGGCGCAGTGTCGTGCGTTGTCGGGAGAGCCGTCGGCGGTGTTGTGGCCGACGATGTTGTCGGGCTGGTCAGCGCAAGTGTTGTCACGAGGGACGTCGATGGCGGCGGAGAGTGGTGAAGCGAGTTTAAGTTATGCAGAGCTGGATGCGCGTTCGAATCAGTTAGCGCATTACCTGTTGGAGATGGGCGTATCGCAAGGCAGCCGAGTGGGGATAGCGCTGGGTCGAGGTTTGAGTCAGCTAATCGGTCTGTTGGGTGTGATGAAGTCGGGTGCGAGCTATGTGGCGTTGGAGCCGGAGCATCCGCGGGAGCGTCATGAGTATGTGCTCAAAGATGCGGGCGTTGAGCTGGTGTTGGTGTCGGAGTCGGTATTAGGACGGTTGCCCTTGTCGGGTGTGGATGTGTTGTTAATGGACGATGCGCTGAGCGACGACTGGTTATCGGATTGGTCACGAACGAGCGTTGATGTGACGGTGAGCGGAGAAGACGAGGCGTATGTGTTGTACACGTCGGGCTCGACGGGTCGACCGAAAGGGGTGCGCATCAGCCATGGAGGTTTGAGTCATTATTTAAGTCATGCGCAGAGTTACTTGGGTGATTCCATCGAGCGTTCGGTGGTGAGTTCGCCGCTGTGTTTTGATGCGACGATCACGACGTTGTACGCGCCGTTATTATCGGGCGGAACAGTGGAGTTGTTGCCGGAAGAGGGCGATGTGTTGTCGGCGCTAGGAGAGCGTTTGATGGGAGAAGAGGCGTGTTTATTTAAAATCACGCCGGCGCATTTAACGGCGTTGTCGCATGGTTTAGATCGAGAGGCGCACAGTGATGCGAAGCATTGTGTGGTGGTCGGCGGAGAGCAGTGGCACGTTGGGAGCTTACGGCATTGGAAAGGCGAGCGTTTGGCGCATGCGACCTTTGTGAATGAGTACGGACCGACGGAAACGGTGGTGGGTTGCAGTGAATACCGAGTGACGTCGTTGTCGGCGTTGTCGTCGTTGCCGGACAGTGCGGGTGTGCCGATAGGTCGAGGGATAGCGAATACGCAATTGTACATTCAAGGCGAGGGAGGCGAGAGTCAACCGCCGGGGAGTGTGGGCGAGTTGTGCATAGCGGGAGCGGGAGTTGGCTTGGGTTATGTGAGCGAGCCGGAGGCGTCGGGATTTGAGGCGCATGGTTATGAGGCGGGAGCACGTTGGTATCGCAGTGGCGACTTGGTGCGTTGGAGTGAGACGGGCGGTTTGGTGTATGTGGGCCGACGAGATGAGCAGGTTAAGGTGCGCGGCTTCCGAGTGGAGTTGGGTGAAATTGGTGCGGTGCTGGACAGTTGCGAGGGCGTGCAATCGTCGTGTGTGTTGGTGCAGGGAGAGGCGCCGGAGCAGCGGTTAGTGGCGTATGTGGTGCCGGAGTTGATGCCGGAGGCAGAGGCGGTCCAGAGTGTGTTGGATGAGTATCGAACGCGCTTGAGTGAGCGGTTACCGAGTTACATGGTCCCGCAGCAGTATGTGTTGTTGGCGGCGATGCCGTTGACGGCGAATGGCAAGGTGGATAAGGCGGCGTTGCCAGCGGCGGAGGGCGAGCAGGGCGAGAACTACGAAGCTCCGCGCGGAGAATTGGAAGAGCTGCTGGCGAGTTTATGGTCGTCGATGCTGGACATTGACGTCGCGCACATCGGTCGGCAAGCGCACTTTTTTAACCTAGGTGGGCATTCATTATTGTCGATCCGTTTAGTGGCCGAGGTGCGATCACACTGCCAAGTGGCGTTGCCGATAAAGGCCATATTTGATCATCCCCGATTGAGTGAGTTAGCGGCCTATATTGCCGAGCAAGCGCCGAGTGCGGAGCGGTTACCGCCGATCACGGCGGTGAGTCGGACCGGAGAGGCATTGCCGTTATCGAGTTCGCAATACCGCTTATGGTTGGTGGATCACCTAGGCGGGGGCAGTGCTCAGTACAACATATTCTCGGCGTTGCAGTTACGGGGCGAGTTAAATCACGAAGCCTTACAGCAAGCGTTGACCGGATTGTTGAGTCGTCATGAAGTGCTGCGCACGGTGTATGTGGCGCTCGACGGAGAGCAAGTGATGCAGGTGGTGGGCCCGGTGGTTGAGGTGCCTGTGGACGTCGAGTCATTGGCCGATTTACCGGAGCAAGAGCAGGCAGACGCGGTGTTGTTGGCGGGTCAAGAGGAAGCGATCAAGCCGTTTGATTTGAGCCAAGATTTGATGCTGCGGGTGAAGTTATTGGCACTGGATGCGCAGACGCATGTGGTGTTGTTGACGGTGCACCACATAGCGGCGGACGGTTGGTCGTTAGGGGTGTTGGTGAAAGAGTTTGTGGCGCTGTACGACAGTTACGTGCGCGGCGAGGCGCCGACGTTGCCAGCACTGACGATCCAATACGCGGATTACGCGCACTGGCAGCAAGCGTGGTTGAAGGGGCCGACACGGTCAGCGTTGGAAGCTTACTGGGTGGAGCAGTTGTCGGGGATCCCGCAAGTTCATAGCTTGCCGCTTGAGCAAGGGCGTCCGGCACAACAACGGCATCATGGCGCGTCGTACCAGCAGACGTTACCGGCGACGTTGAGTCAAGGGTTGAATGAGTTAGCGCAAGCGTCAGAGGCGACGCTGTTTATGGTGATGGAAACGGCGTTTGCGGCGTTGTTGAGTCGGCTCAGTGGCGAAGATGACATTGTTGTGGGGACAGCGGTAGCGGGACGAGAGCCATTGGAAGTGGCGCCGTTGATCGGTTTCTTTGTGAACAGTGTGGTGCTGCGCAGTGATCTCAGTGGAGCGCCGAGTTTTGACGATTTATTGGCGCGAAATAAGTTGATGATCATGGACGCGTATGAGCATCAAGGATTGCCGTTTGAGTTATTGGTAGAGGCGCTGCAGCCGGAGCGAAGTTTGAGTCACGATCCGGTGTTCCAGATAGTGTTTGGATTAAACAACACCGACAGTCATTCGTTGTCGCTCCCGAATTTAGAGGTGACGACGGTGAATACGCCGCAGCAGACGGCGAAAGTCGAGCTTGAGTTGAATGTGGTGGAGTTTGCGGGAGAGCTGCACGTTAGCTGGACGTTTAATACGGATTTATTCAGCCGAGAGCAGATAGCGGAGTACGCACAAAGCTATGAACGATTATTGAGAGGGATAGTGGCGTCGCCGAGCCGAGCGGTGCATGCGCATCCGTTGCAAACGGAAGAGGAGCGAGTGGCGCAGTGTCATGCGTTGTCGGGAGAGCCGTCGGCGGTGTTGTGGCCGACGATGTTGTCGGGCTGGTCAGCGCAAGTGTTGTCACGAGGGGCGTCGATGGCGGCGGAGAGTGGTGAAGCGAGTTTAAGTTATGCGGAGCTGGATGCGCGTTCGAATCAGTTGGCGCATTACCTGTTGGAGATGGGCGTATCGCAAGGCAG from Pleionea litopenaei includes:
- a CDS encoding non-ribosomal peptide synthetase; protein product: MMAINELLRSLEEKGIRLGLNDNGNLKIRGDSEKLTDALIAELKMHKSDIISLLKKSQPFGQLTDSERDELQSTFPEELEDAYPLSALQSGMVFHTELADFDGTYHDLNAEHVRCEWHENFFRQALSYCVTRHPLLRTGYRLKGERPLQLVYKDVPLPLVIEDIREQSDAEQAEHIEQWKAAQKAHPFNWLRGPLFQITIFRRQDDSFEYIVSFHHSVLDGWSRVTLTTELYACYERLLSGETLDAPVVDWTYRDFIALEQQTLQDESARAYFKQQLKEVPSVQLPRLYPQWDGPERLSWLRIREFTDLSQDLLGVAQQLGVPIQALLITGHLKVLSMLSGQSSALSCITVNGRPEQEQADQGLGLFLNSLPLCETLPSGSWRALIAHVSNTYRKNMAYRRYPMSQIQQDSGINFSEVSFNYTHFHAYEQAREIVEKRDVEVLSASGYEETNFDLVVDVSRTSGTDNLLLSFSYDSREFSEELMAQLGQYYLRTFQALLTDLDGAHEQTEWQTEEERVAQCRALSGEPSAVLWPTMLSGWSAQVLSRGTSMAAESGEASLSYAELDARSNQLAHYLLEMGVSQGSRVGIALGRGLSQLIGLLGVMKSGASYVALEPEHPRERHEYVLKDAGVELVLVSESVLGRLPLSGVDVLLMDDALSDDWLSDWSRTSVDVTVSGEDEAYVLYTSGSTGRPKGVRISHGGLSHYLSHAQSYLGDSIERSVVSSPLCFDATITTLYAPLLSGGTVELLPEEGDVLSALGERLMGEEACLFKITPAHLTALSHGLDREAHSDAKHCVVVGGEQWHVGSLRHWKGERLAHATFVNEYGPTETVVGCSEYRVTSLSALSSLPDSAGVPIGRGIANTQLYIQGEGGESQPPGSVGELCIAGAGVGLGYVSEPEASGFEAHGYEAGARWYRSGDLVRWSETGGLVYVGRRDEQVKVRGFRVELGEIGAVLDSCEGVQSSCVLVQGEAPEQRLVAYVVPELMPEAEAVQSVLDEYRTRLSERLPSYMVPQQYVLLAAMPLTANGKVDKAALPAAEGEQGENYEAPRGELEELLASLWSSMLDIDVAHIGRQAHFFNLGGHSLLSIRLVAEVRSHCQVALPIKAIFDHPRLSELAAYIAEQAPSAERLPPITAVSRTGEALPLSSSQYRLWLVDHLGGGSAQYNIFSALQLRGELNHEALQQALTGLLSRHEVLRTVYVALDGEQVMQVVGPVVEVPVDVESLADLPEQEQADAVLLAGQEEAIKPFDLSQDLMLRVKLLALDAQTHVVLLTVHHIAADGWSLGVLVKEFVALYDSYVRGEAPTLPALTIQYADYAHWQQAWLKGPTRSALEAYWVEQLSGIPQVHSLPLEQGRPAQQRHHGASYQQTLPATLSQGLNELAQASEATLFMVMETAFAALLSRLSGEDDIVVGTAVAGREPLEVAPLIGFFVNSVVLRSDLSGAPSFDDLLARNKLMIMDAYEHQGLPFELLVEALQPERSLSHDPVFQIVFGLNNTDSHSLSLPNLEVTTVNTPQQTAKVELELNVVEFAGELHVSWTFNTDLFSREQIAEYAQSYERLLRGIVASPSRAVHAHPLQTEEERVAQCHALSGEPSAVLWPTMLSGWSAQVLSRGASMAAESGEASLSYAELDARSNQLAHYLLEMGVSQGSRVGIALGRGLSQLIGLLGVMKSGASYVALEPEHPRERHEYVLKDAGVELVLVSESVLGRLPLSGVDVWLMDDALSDDWLSDWSRTSVDVTVSGEDEAYVLYTSGSTGRPKGVRISHGGLSHYLSHAQSYLGDSIERSVVSSPLCFDATITTLYAPLLSGGTVELLPEEGDVLSALGERLMGDEACLFKITPAHLTALSHGLDREARSDAKHCVVVGGEQWHVGSLRHWKGERLAHATFVNEYGPTETVVGCSEYRVTSLSALSSLPDSAGVPIGRGIANTQLYIQGEGGESQPPGSVGELCIAGAGVGLGYVSEPEASGFEAHGYEAGARWYRSGDLMRWSETGGLVYVGRRDEQVKVRGFRVELGEIGAVLDSCEGVQSSCVLVQGEAPEQRLVAYVVPELMPEAEAVQSVLDEYRTRLSERLPSYMVPQQYVLLAAMPLTANGKVDKAALPAVDGQTTGVEYVAPRNATEEMLCEIWGEVLRRESVGIHDNFFSIGGDSISSIRIVTLLRLRGANLDITNLFLNPTIAAVANYISFDSVEELEHQKETMIQQGKKIEEGEL